One Sodalinema gerasimenkoae IPPAS B-353 DNA segment encodes these proteins:
- a CDS encoding CHASE2 domain-containing protein, producing MVWVNLRKQIQPYWSQWQGILMAGPGVAVILLLLRGLGLLQPLEWATYDRFLLLRPESPRDDRILIVGVTEADLERWGSPFDDETLAGLLEIVEDADPRAIGLDFYRNLPVEPGHERLSELFEASSRIIGIEKQVPDQQGGRIGPPPVLAQKGQVGVNDVPVDGDGRLRRALLFLTDDEGNSRPSLGFLLAWMYLQQESQFDPEAQIHPEYLQLGRQVFYPFEANDGGYVRADAGGYQILLNFRGGPGSFEMVSLAEVLDGEVSPERIRDRVVLIGPLAPSLNDFFYTPYSQNLWGGLLEGPERMSGVEFQAHLTSQVISAALDDRPLIRVWPSLWEAVWIVAWTSAAAIVYWQLRQRRGGLLVLLGGLVLLGLLGYWAFLWGWWIPVTVPMLGLGGGAIVMTNYVARLEREDRQLMMHLFGRHVTSTVAEEIWRQRHELLREGRLPGRRATATVLFTDIKNFSTLAEQIDAEPLMAWLNEYMESMAEVVLHHEGAIDKFIGDSVMAVFGVPLLREEEQEIARDAIAAVRCALDMAEKLQQLNVGWQEQGQPIIAMRVGIATGPVVVGSLGSSQREDYTIIGDSVNVAARLESFDKSVEGGLCRILISESTYRYVQGQFPVELLGNVLLKGRQKPAKIYQVRSEPAVSEED from the coding sequence ATGGTTTGGGTCAATCTCCGTAAGCAAATCCAGCCCTACTGGTCTCAATGGCAAGGGATTCTCATGGCCGGGCCTGGCGTTGCCGTCATTTTACTGCTTTTACGGGGGTTGGGTTTATTACAACCTCTAGAATGGGCCACCTATGATCGTTTCTTGCTGTTGCGCCCTGAGAGTCCCCGAGATGACCGCATTCTCATTGTCGGGGTGACGGAGGCGGATCTCGAACGCTGGGGATCACCGTTTGATGATGAGACCTTAGCAGGACTCTTGGAAATCGTAGAAGATGCCGACCCCCGGGCGATCGGTTTAGACTTTTACCGCAATCTTCCGGTTGAACCCGGACATGAGCGTCTTTCAGAGCTGTTTGAGGCCTCTAGCCGGATTATTGGCATTGAGAAACAAGTGCCAGACCAACAGGGGGGAAGGATTGGGCCCCCGCCGGTTTTAGCTCAGAAGGGCCAGGTGGGGGTTAATGATGTTCCGGTGGATGGGGATGGGCGACTGCGACGAGCGTTGTTGTTTTTAACGGATGATGAAGGCAATTCTCGCCCCAGTTTAGGGTTTCTTTTGGCTTGGATGTATTTACAGCAGGAGAGCCAGTTTGACCCAGAGGCCCAGATTCATCCCGAGTATTTGCAGTTGGGGCGGCAGGTATTTTATCCGTTTGAGGCCAATGATGGGGGCTATGTGCGGGCGGATGCCGGGGGCTATCAGATTTTGCTGAATTTCCGGGGGGGACCGGGGTCGTTTGAGATGGTTTCTCTGGCGGAGGTGCTGGATGGAGAGGTCAGTCCTGAACGCATCCGCGATCGCGTGGTTTTGATTGGTCCGCTGGCCCCGAGTCTCAATGATTTTTTCTACACTCCCTATAGTCAGAACCTCTGGGGGGGCTTGCTGGAGGGTCCTGAACGCATGAGTGGGGTGGAGTTTCAGGCCCATCTCACCAGTCAGGTGATTAGTGCGGCCCTGGACGATCGCCCCTTAATCCGAGTCTGGCCGTCCCTTTGGGAGGCGGTTTGGATTGTGGCCTGGACTTCGGCGGCGGCGATCGTCTATTGGCAGCTGCGTCAGCGTCGTGGGGGGCTGTTGGTGCTGTTGGGGGGCTTGGTGTTACTGGGTTTGCTGGGCTATTGGGCGTTTTTGTGGGGTTGGTGGATTCCGGTGACGGTTCCCATGTTGGGACTGGGGGGTGGGGCGATCGTGATGACCAACTATGTGGCTCGGTTGGAACGGGAGGACCGACAGTTGATGATGCACTTGTTTGGTCGTCATGTCACCTCAACGGTGGCGGAGGAAATTTGGCGACAACGCCATGAATTGTTACGGGAGGGGCGTTTACCGGGGCGACGGGCCACGGCCACGGTGTTATTTACGGATATTAAGAATTTCAGTACTCTGGCGGAACAGATTGACGCGGAACCGCTGATGGCTTGGCTGAATGAGTATATGGAGAGTATGGCGGAGGTGGTGTTACACCATGAGGGCGCCATTGATAAGTTTATTGGTGACTCGGTGATGGCGGTGTTTGGGGTGCCGCTGTTACGGGAGGAGGAGCAGGAGATTGCCAGGGATGCGATCGCGGCGGTACGCTGTGCCTTGGATATGGCGGAGAAGCTCCAGCAGTTAAATGTAGGTTGGCAGGAACAGGGGCAGCCGATTATTGCTATGCGGGTGGGAATTGCCACGGGCCCGGTGGTGGTGGGCAGTTTGGGAAGTTCTCAGCGGGAGGATTACACGATTATTGGCGATAGTGTAAATGTGGCGGCTCGCTTGGAGAGTTTTGATAAGTCGGTGGAGGGGGGACTCTGCCGGATTTTGATTAGTGAGTCCACCTACCGCTATGTTCAGGGGCAGTTTCCGGTGGAACTTCTGGGTAATGTGTTGCTCAAGGGGCGACAAAAGCCAGCGAAGATTTACCAGGTGCGTTCTGAGCCGGCGGTGTCAGAGGAGGACTAG
- a CDS encoding SUMF1/EgtB/PvdO family nonheme iron enzyme: MSQKLQELRQRLSTLDEEIAIAQAQLNTIRDNVEYKRQEKVLNTLYNQYNDINSKIQQLELQSSEFETAQICQVQAGGWQIERRRGSAQQFIEALGDGTGLEMVFVPGGQFMMGSSDDEPEHEDDEKPQHEVEMCPFYMGKYPVTQAQWRAVAAMPQVERALEPDPSSFKGANRPVERVSWDDAVEFCRRLSQYSGRDYRLPSEAEWEYACRAGTTTPFYFGDTLSSDLANYDASRTYAEGLTGENREKTTDVGSFPANGFGLYDMHGNVWEWCADDWHSNYNGAPNDGSPWFDENRTETDRVLRGGSWDLYPRNCRSAIRNWFTPDLTGFNSGYGLRVACAVSRTLS; this comes from the coding sequence ATGAGTCAGAAACTTCAAGAATTACGACAACGCTTAAGCACTCTCGATGAAGAGATTGCGATCGCACAAGCACAACTTAATACCATAAGGGATAACGTTGAATATAAGCGACAAGAAAAAGTCCTTAATACTCTATACAATCAATATAATGATATAAATTCGAAAATTCAACAGCTAGAGCTTCAATCTTCTGAGTTCGAGACGGCACAGATTTGCCAGGTGCAGGCTGGTGGTTGGCAAATCGAGCGTCGTCGTGGGTCAGCGCAACAGTTTATTGAAGCGTTGGGTGACGGCACAGGTTTAGAAATGGTCTTCGTTCCGGGGGGTCAGTTCATGATGGGATCTTCCGATGATGAACCGGAACATGAGGATGACGAAAAGCCCCAGCACGAGGTGGAGATGTGCCCATTTTACATGGGGAAATATCCGGTGACCCAGGCTCAGTGGCGAGCGGTAGCGGCAATGCCCCAGGTAGAACGTGCCTTAGAGCCAGACCCGTCGAGCTTCAAAGGCGCGAACCGTCCAGTGGAGCGGGTATCGTGGGACGACGCGGTGGAATTTTGCCGGCGACTCTCGCAATATAGCGGGCGAGACTACCGACTCCCAAGCGAAGCGGAATGGGAATATGCCTGTCGTGCGGGGACGACAACCCCCTTTTACTTTGGTGACACCCTGAGCAGCGATTTGGCGAATTACGATGCCAGTAGGACTTATGCCGAGGGACTCACAGGAGAAAATCGAGAGAAAACTACAGATGTTGGCAGCTTTCCAGCAAACGGATTTGGACTCTACGATATGCACGGCAACGTTTGGGAGTGGTGCGCAGACGATTGGCATAGCAATTACAACGGAGCACCAAATGATGGCAGTCCCTGGTTCGATGAAAACCGTACGGAAACTGATAGGGTTCTGCGTGGCGGCTCCTGGGACCTCTATCCGAGGAACTGTCGCTCTGCCATCCGCAACTGGTTTACGCCCGACCTGACTGGCTTCAACTCCGGCTACGGGCTGCGGGTTGCGTGCGCGGTATCCAGAACTCTTTCTTAG
- a CDS encoding MotA/TolQ/ExbB proton channel family protein has translation MNILELFEKGGIAMIPLLVLSVLSIATIFERLWFWARVLPKERALVNRVLETAEQDWDLAAEVARQGRASPIARFLYAPLQLENPEPELFQLALEASADEELANMRRGDKILEGVIAIAPLLGLLGTVLGLIESLGSISIGDLGTTATEGVTQGIGESLISTATGLIVAIISLSFYRLFQGFVVNQAKVFRKSGNALELCYRQFWAQRQRQPQDPQTQIARREQTLKPDLELNPAAVADRPASDPSKADEDGSPETPSDDNPDPNS, from the coding sequence GTGAATATCCTAGAACTATTTGAGAAAGGCGGGATCGCCATGATCCCGCTGCTAGTATTGTCGGTATTGTCGATCGCCACCATTTTTGAGCGGTTGTGGTTTTGGGCCCGCGTCCTCCCCAAAGAGCGAGCCTTAGTCAATCGTGTTTTGGAGACGGCCGAGCAAGATTGGGACCTGGCCGCCGAAGTGGCCCGTCAGGGGCGAGCGAGTCCCATTGCTCGTTTTCTCTATGCCCCCCTTCAGCTTGAGAACCCTGAACCTGAGTTGTTTCAGTTAGCCCTAGAAGCCTCCGCTGATGAAGAGTTAGCCAATATGCGGCGGGGAGATAAAATTTTAGAGGGCGTGATTGCGATCGCCCCCCTACTCGGCTTACTGGGAACAGTTTTAGGCTTAATCGAATCCCTCGGCTCCATCAGCATCGGGGATTTAGGCACCACCGCCACGGAAGGGGTGACTCAGGGGATTGGTGAATCCCTCATTAGCACCGCCACGGGCTTAATTGTCGCTATTATTAGCCTCAGCTTCTACCGCCTCTTTCAAGGCTTTGTCGTCAACCAAGCCAAAGTCTTTCGTAAAAGTGGCAACGCCTTAGAACTGTGCTATCGCCAGTTTTGGGCCCAACGCCAACGCCAGCCTCAAGACCCCCAAACGCAGATAGCCCGGAGAGAGCAGACCCTCAAGCCTGATTTAGAATTAAACCCCGCAGCCGTCGCCGATCGCCCAGCCTCGGACCCCTCGAAAGCCGATGAGGATGGCTCACCAGAGACCCCCTCAGACGACAACCCTGACCCCAACTCCTAG
- a CDS encoding ExbD/TolR family protein, whose translation MKLKQTDAVQDNAHIEILPLMDVIFCILTFFILGAVGLTRQQAIEQSLPQATTGQQQMRDMFRVSIDPIGRIFVDRDPVTMDELPDRLRAYQAENPDGLVVVFGHPMAQYNNVIQVLDLLRSIGGDRVSLGVNPSQDSPLDRNPQQNPFGDFPVTPEPVPEESPLDLSPDPGSPNSEPGSDSGLPSLEPEVEFDSLDPPGDS comes from the coding sequence ATGAAACTCAAACAAACCGACGCTGTTCAGGACAACGCCCATATTGAGATTCTGCCCTTGATGGATGTCATCTTTTGTATTTTGACATTTTTCATCCTCGGGGCAGTGGGATTGACCCGTCAGCAGGCGATCGAGCAAAGTTTACCCCAGGCGACCACCGGTCAACAACAGATGCGGGACATGTTCCGAGTCAGTATCGATCCCATTGGCCGCATTTTTGTCGATCGCGACCCCGTGACAATGGACGAACTCCCCGATCGCCTGCGGGCCTACCAAGCCGAGAATCCCGATGGCTTAGTGGTGGTCTTTGGCCATCCCATGGCCCAGTACAACAATGTGATTCAGGTGTTAGATCTGTTGCGCTCCATTGGGGGCGATCGCGTCTCCCTGGGGGTGAATCCCAGCCAGGACTCCCCCCTCGATCGCAACCCCCAGCAAAACCCCTTCGGCGACTTTCCCGTCACCCCCGAACCCGTCCCCGAGGAGTCCCCCTTGGATCTTAGCCCCGACCCCGGCTCACCAAACTCAGAGCCTGGTTCCGACTCGGGCCTACCCAGTTTAGAGCCGGAAGTAGAATTTGACTCCCTCGACCCCCCGGGAGACTCCTGA
- a CDS encoding IS4 family transposase produces the protein MPKKTYHKPGNPDFRRHRSVPGPVNRTIEQRLFEMLSPGTFASLKSVSNKGRRLRERTLTLPVMTAIVLSLVYRQMTGLSEVLRTLEQEGLFWVKAQRISKQALSQRLQSLPAHLFASLLEQVIERLNQSSAPGEVSPFWRPVRSKFPAIWLADGSTLEALKKKLHRHRGKKATSPLAGKMMMMVDAFNHRPQAAWYSPEAQSNDKLWTDSLLERLPKGGLMVFDLGFFKFPWFDAFSDSGKFFVTRLREKTAYKNLKVLGQNRYVRDELIDLGQYRSNPCHHPVRLVSVSWEGTIYRYLTNVTDPEVLSARYVSELYRQRWRIEEAFLVTKRLLGLAYLWVGGSNGIEIQIYATWIFYAVLTDVCSQVSEALHEPIDRISQEMVFRSLYFFSRAREQGRVEDDELIPFLVQYAQSFGLVKARRKRQRKKDAISRQVWSHPLT, from the coding sequence ATGCCTAAGAAGACCTATCACAAACCGGGAAACCCGGACTTCAGACGACATCGCTCAGTGCCCGGACCAGTGAATCGGACGATTGAGCAGCGCTTGTTCGAGATGTTAAGTCCGGGAACGTTTGCCTCCCTCAAAAGCGTAAGCAACAAAGGACGACGGTTACGAGAGCGAACTCTAACCCTGCCGGTGATGACAGCGATTGTCCTGAGCCTAGTTTACCGGCAAATGACAGGGCTAAGTGAAGTGCTGCGAACCCTAGAACAGGAGGGACTGTTTTGGGTGAAAGCTCAACGCATCAGTAAACAGGCTCTATCCCAAAGATTACAAAGCCTGCCGGCCCATCTGTTTGCCAGTTTGCTCGAGCAGGTCATTGAGCGCTTGAACCAATCCTCAGCGCCCGGGGAAGTCTCGCCATTCTGGAGACCGGTGCGGTCTAAGTTCCCAGCCATTTGGCTAGCTGACGGGTCAACCCTCGAAGCCTTAAAAAAGAAACTGCATCGTCATCGCGGCAAAAAAGCCACCTCCCCCTTGGCCGGCAAGATGATGATGATGGTCGATGCCTTCAACCATCGCCCCCAGGCGGCCTGGTACAGTCCTGAAGCCCAATCCAATGATAAGCTTTGGACTGACTCATTGCTCGAACGTCTGCCAAAGGGCGGTTTAATGGTGTTTGACCTGGGATTCTTTAAGTTTCCTTGGTTTGATGCCTTTAGCGATTCGGGCAAGTTCTTTGTGACTCGCTTGCGGGAGAAAACCGCTTACAAGAATCTCAAGGTACTCGGTCAAAACCGTTACGTTCGTGACGAACTGATAGATTTAGGGCAATACCGCTCTAATCCTTGTCACCATCCCGTGCGTCTGGTGTCCGTCTCTTGGGAGGGAACCATCTACCGCTATTTGACCAATGTCACTGACCCCGAGGTCTTGTCCGCCCGCTACGTTAGCGAGCTTTATCGCCAACGCTGGCGCATTGAGGAGGCCTTTCTCGTGACCAAACGCTTGTTAGGTTTGGCTTACCTCTGGGTCGGTGGCTCCAATGGCATTGAAATCCAGATTTATGCCACCTGGATTTTCTATGCGGTGCTTACCGACGTCTGTTCCCAGGTCTCTGAGGCTTTACATGAACCCATTGACCGCATTTCTCAGGAAATGGTTTTCCGCAGTCTTTACTTTTTCAGTCGCGCCCGGGAACAGGGCCGTGTTGAGGATGATGAACTCATTCCTTTTCTGGTTCAATATGCCCAGTCCTTCGGACTGGTTAAAGCTAGGCGTAAGCGCCAACGAAAGAAAGATGCTATCTCCCGTCAGGTCTGGTCTCACCCCTTAACTTGA